The following coding sequences lie in one Metopolophium dirhodum isolate CAU chromosome 5, ASM1992520v1, whole genome shotgun sequence genomic window:
- the LOC132945653 gene encoding DNA repair protein XRCC2, giving the protein MEFKSQAESGLQLLERLVARPIIKDLTPLLPDELTNETIEIIGNASTGKTLFLTECIAKCITPQNACGLDAGVVYIDLDGQFNITKLVKIIKRIVKNADDNLIKACLNKLTLINCYDSPTLYVTFQRLKLFLTEQSQVGLVILDSVSANYWQDSVSGGEKYMDTYVEKMISSLKICLEDFKVPIMFTRQSYFQSKQSDSLLDCVNRRILFKRLGSDFFATITRRNVNLCYKFNINELGISEFNLQV; this is encoded by the coding sequence ATGGAATTTAAATCTCAAGCTGAATCTGGATTACAACTTTTAGAAAGGCTCGTAGCACGGCCAATTATTAAAGATCTAACACCTTTATTGCCAGACGAATTAACTAATGAGACCATAGAAATAATTGGAAATGCATCAACaggaaaaacattatttttgaccGAATGTATTGCCAAATGCATCACTCCCCAAAATGCGTGTGGCTTGGATGCAGGTGTTGTTTACATTGATCTCGATGGACAATTCAATATCACCAAACTAGTTAAAATCATTAAGCGTATAGTTAAGAACGctgatgataatttaattaaggCCTgtctaaataaattaacattgatCAATTGTTATGATAGTCCAACTTTGTATGTTACATTTCAAAGGTTGAAACTATTTCTTACTGAACAGTCTCAAGTGGGGTTAGTTATTTTGGATAGTGTTTCTGCAAACTATTGGCAAGATTCAGTATCTGGTGGTGAAAAGTATATGGATACCTATGTAGAGAAAATGATATCATCATTGAAAATTTGTTTGGAAGATTTTAAAGTACCAATTATGTTTACTAGACAAAGTTATTTTCAGTCCAAACAAAGTGATTCTTTATTAGATTGTGTAAATCGTAGAATTCTATTCAAAAGGTTGGGTTCTGATTTTTTTGCAACTATAACAAGAAGAAATGTAAACCTTtgttataaattcaatattaatgaaCTGGGAATTAGCGAGTTTAATTTACAAGTAtag